One Gossypium hirsutum isolate 1008001.06 chromosome A08, Gossypium_hirsutum_v2.1, whole genome shotgun sequence genomic window, ttctttggagtCTGCCTTCGTACCTATAACTAGTCtccagatatcaacgacatgagcgaCACTACTATTGACCCAGAgtttccttttgagcaagatatgtgtctagagggatctcaggactttgaagacgatagagattgtagcctatctcctAATTTGTTAAGGACTGTAAAACAAAAAAATGGATCCTACCTTACAAAAAGTCAGTGGACATTGTGAGCctaagagaagagaaaaatgtgAAGATCAGAGCCTGTATCATCACAGAGAAAAAATTGAGACGTCATTGATtattccaagaattcaaagatgttttcgcacgATCGTATCAAGATACGCCTGGGCTACTAAGACGTGAGgatgtttcaaggtgtttgaagAACATATGGTAATGGTTTTACGATGGCCAGGCTAATCATGAGATTCGGGTTTTGCTGGCCCACCGTAGAAAGGAATTGCATCAGTATCCCATAAATGcaaaatttatggagacaagattcatgtgcccCTTCATTTCTTTGTAGACTTTCTCTatatggggcatggatgttatggggtcgatctcgccaaaagcGTCTAACCGATACCGATTCATCTTTGGAGTTGTCGATTACTTGACGAAGAGGGTGAAAGTTGCTTCATATGCCAATTTTACTAAGTCGATgtcatcaaattaaaaaaaaaaaacaaaaaaaggaggAAGATCATGTGCCAACAAGaaatgccaaaaaggatcatatccAACTGTACAATGTCAAAAATTTGCAGTTTGTTCGAAGAACAAACGCCACATCACCTCAAAATAAACAATACAGTAGAGGTAACAGAAAATGTATAAGAATAAAAAACAACTAAATAAGGATCATACGGAAAATGACCGAGACTTGTAAATATTGGCATAAAGAAGTTACCATTTACCCTTTATACTTATCGAACGTCACCCAAGACCTTCGTCGGGGCAACACATTTCTCattagtttatggaatggaagcaaTTTTTCCCATTGAAGATGAGATTACTTTTCTCCGAGTCTTGCCAAAGCTGAAGTTGGATAaggcagaatggatccaatcctgatatgatcagttgaatttgaagaAAGAAGGTTGAAAGCTATTTGTCGTGGTCCAATGCACCAGAAATGAATAATGTGAGCTTACAATAAAtaggttcgtcctagagaattcgATGAAGGAAACTTGATATTGAATAAGAcccttcctatacaaaaggacttcagaggaaagtggataccaaactgggaaggaccttatgtagtaaagaagGCTTATTCTAGAGGAGCGTTGATGGTAAAGATTttcccaatccagtgaattcaaaTCCAGTCAAGGAGTATTCTACCTAaaaggagaggctaaggtgaaaacctgtAAAGGACGCCTTgaaaaaaataggggaaaaagaaaaatgagaagccAAGGTAAAAACCAGCAAAGGGTGCTTTGAGACcgaaggggatttgagttgaaaactcgaaaagggcggctcaaatttggatTAAAGTGGGGCATACAGTAGTCTTGCTATGCCTAAATTAACAATAAAGAAGTATGCtacgtcttggggcatcaacaaagtactccaGGTCCCCTAAACACAGATTGAGCTCAAAATGATCCTCaagaagttggtacagagaagctcatgctgcgatatctggggcacctagtttcccattttacccattttgaattttctatttttgattaccttattcttttcaagatacgCTTTCGATAAATTCCTTTTTTAATTGCATTTGCTATCTTTGGTTAACTTATTTGTTTCGAGCTATGTTCTCAATTAATTTCCTTCTTGTCTATTATTACAGtctttttcaagcatttcgcattgaaataacgattaatggactaataatactttcacaaaaagagttctgcatattactctggaagcttctaaatagtacaataACTTGAAACAGGACCATTATTTAAAACTCACCAAGCTTGAGGTTTGGAAATATTTGAGAGAGAGGAGTTTAAAATTGTGGCTTCTTCAGATTCTTTGTTAAAGATATCAGTTGCACAAAAAAATAGGGTATTGTGTTGGTGACACAACCTCAATGAACAATAGGCAATGTTAATCCAAGCATTAAAAGGGGTTCATTCTTGAAAATTTGTCATTTTGTATACCTATATGGTCATGTTACCCAGAGAAGGGGTGTGATAGATCAATTGAAGATgaaacaaatcctataccctGAGTTGCAGTAGGTTGGATATAAAAAaactccctaaagttacagtggggcCAGCTTGCTGAGCAGAATATGAttgtttctttgggttttctgtcaagAATACCAGCCAAACAAGAGGGCGGCGTAATACGTCAAGTGATAAAGCCCTGATGAACTATGAGCTATGATGCCTTAAGCACTCAACAAggaatcattctcatgacatttctacattcataCCATTCATCTAGTTAGAAGCATTTGACTTATTCTGGTCatggcatcctaattatttggcataaacaTAGGTACATGAAACCAATTCTACAGATCATGTCCCTAGAGGATGGTGTAGCAACATCGGTGAATTCacagatcttatttccctaagtagtagtggagcaaatcgaagacggcgaatcttgtcTCTCTAAGTAGTattggagcagatttaagccaccatcctatctccctaagcagtagtggagtagcctgaagattacagatcttatctccctaagcagtagtggagcagatcgtaGACAGcggatcttgtctccctaagcagtagtggagcagatttaaTCCAtcatcttatctccctaagcagtagtggagcaggttgaaatcaACAATTCTTATCTCCTGAAAGTTccagtggagtagatcaaagctacaaatctcttctccctgaaatggcaCTGGAGCGGCTCGAAGCCACAATTCGTATCCCCTTAAAGTttcagtggagtagatcgaagctacaaatctcttctccttgAAATGGCATTGGAGCAGCTCGAAGCCACAATTCgtatctccttgaagttccagcggagtagatcgaagctacaaatctcttctccctgaaatggcaCTGGAGTGGCTCGAAGCTCGAAGCCACAATTCGCATCTCCTTGAAGTtttagtggagtagatcgaagctacaaatctcttctctctAAGATGGCATTGGAGCGGCTCGAAGCCACAATTCATATCTCCTTGAAGTTCTaacggagtagatcgaagctgtAAATCTTTTCTCCCTGAAATGGCACTAGAGCGGCTCGAAGCCACAATTCATATCTCCTTGTAGTTTCTGctgagtagatcgaagctacaaatctcttctccctgaaatggcaCTAGAGTGGCTCAAAGCTACAATTCgtatctccttgaagttccaacggagtagattaaagctacaaatctcttctccctgaaatggtACTGGAGCGGCTCGAAGCCACAATTCATATCTCCTTAAAGTTCTAgcagagtagatcgaagctacaagtcTCTTCTCCTTGAAATGGCATTAGAGtgattaaagctataaaccttatcccctgaagttgtagtggggcaaGTAGAAGTTACGAGTCCTATCCCCTTGAAGCTGCAGTGGGGCAGGTTGAAGTTACGAGTCATTatccctctgaagttgcagtggggaaAGTTgagaagttacaagtcttatctccctgaagttacaataGAGCAGACTGAAGAAAGCATATCTTATCTTCttaaagttgcaatggagcagatcaAGCTACAATTTAAAGCTACAAACCTCATCtacctgaagttgcagtgaaacaCGTTAAAGCTACAAGTAGTcacagtggagtggatcgaagcaacaaaaCGCAGTGGACTAGAATGAGCCTACCTGAAGAAgaggagcaccaaagaagtcaagactcggcgagaccaggcaaaattggtccttcttAGAAGTCTTtcctccattctcgttacacgacaatgagcaaagaggggcagcagTAATGACCCATTTTTGCCCGAGCCCAGATaagaaccaaaataaaaataagaaaaaaacagCAGTCCATATTACAAGGTTCAAACTACAAAACAGGCTACAGGCCCACAACCAATTTTGCAAGCCCACACATAAACCCAAAATGAGGACCAAACTATGGCCCAAAATGTTTACACTCTCTGAAGAAACCCTAGGTTTCTGAAACCTTAGGCACCGCTCCTCACGTGGTGTCAACGCGTAGCGCCCGAGACAGACGCCTTGTCCTATCGCCTCTGCCCACCGGCTCTGATGCTACCTGCAAAATGAAAAAGGACATGCAACAGAGCAGAGAAATAGAACAAAGAAATAGTAAATATATTGTAATATATTAGGCTATAAAAGCCTTGAAAAATTAATATATCGAATAGGagaatgaatataaaaaaaaactacaaagAATCAGATAAATTTTTATAAAGGTGACCTTTTCATTTTCGGTTTTTAATcgctatttatttttgttttttttggatATACGAAAACGAaaggaagaaaaaaggaaaacttACCTGAATCGCCTCATGGTTACGTCGTCGGAGTTCTCCTCTCTATCGTCAAAAACTGAACCCAAAAGGGTACAAGGGGAAAACTTCTTTCTTCCAATCATAGGCTAAGAATGCCTAGCTTTCAAATGAGGCTAAAACAAAGGCTAAAGGCCTCGATTTTCCAAACTCTGACCACCGTCCATGGCGGAGGAGCGGTGGACCAAAAATGGCGGCGCAAAATCTAGGGTTTCGAAACCCTAGCAGAAAAAGGGGGAGagttctttttaagttttttttaagaaaaaagctgcaaaaaatgaaaatgttttagAAAAGATGGGTTTTATGCAAGAATAAAATGGTGTTGTTTTGCACCTAAGGCCCCAGATCCGACCCGCTCCACAAAGGGATCTGCGTGTTTCTGCTTATTGGGATAATTGCGCGCGCAGTCCTTCCACATTTCTATTATGATTTAATCCAATCTTTTCCTATTTTTTAgcttttgtcttttaattttaactttgttTCAATTCGGTCCTTATATGAACGAAACCATTTTGGAGGAAGAGGAAACATTTTCCTTTTAGCCTCTCTATGTCATTCGCGTGTTCAGACCAGTCCcccattttccttttatttatttgccccaaattttgattttaaattcaatatagTCCTTTCCTGTTTATTTTTGctattctattctatttttaattagtttaatatttttctcattatactttctttttgtattaatttatttgttttattattactaCTAAATTAACTAGTATTCATAGTACTATTGttatcataattatatatatatgtgtgtgtttacCTAaagttatatatacatatttttatcttatttttactatCTATCTACTTATATACTTTGATacaatttttaaaactattttactTTTCTCTAGTCTTTTTTAGtcattttgctattttatttttaaagttattattaccatttttttatgtattattatttgtattattgttgttattattattcttgatTTTATCATTAATACACTATTATtcttcatttttatattattattatccttgttaacatattttattatttcattttttatattatcgttatcattaacatattattattcttattactATCGACATCATTTTATTTTGCCTTAAACTGATTCATATAGTAtctattttaaatagttttatcaTATATTGTTCTTAAATTGTTTATCTATTATTTGCTTTAAGCTgtcatgtgtatattattatctaaattgtttTCTTATGTTACCTACTTTAAATTGCTTCAtgatttttactttctctttcCTTGATTATCAATATTGAAATGCTACATGTTACGTGTTTATTGCTATAGTCCATTTATTCCATGTTTCATTATAATTGCCCCATCTCATTTTATTTTGTAATCACATTATTTTTATCACAACATTTTTAAATGTGTATCTTTTAAAGACCTCGTTAAATTTGCCCTGAACTCATAAACAAAGGGAAGTTTTCAAAAAAGGAGCATTGTCCGATATTTGGGAGATTCGAGAAAACGTACCCCAACTTACAAGGATagccaaatattttttaaaaaacatgatatttttataataaaggcaatattccgtgttTAGAGATTCtagagatcgtgccctaacgtgctaggtttcgattttcttcgttTGTCCCAAATGactgaataaccttttgaaattaaaacgcatgaattttgaaaatcaaaagactagcttattctcgagggtttcaaatgttgtgtcctaacttattggatgtgacattttattacttcgggacaagAGGGTCTTTAACACCTGTTTCGATTTACGCAAGCAAATTCTTCGTAAGAAATCAACATTAAAAAAgagaggatcgtatttttaattcttttcgagtttttaaatttcaacattaagacattaattaatcaattaggtgccaattttgggcgttacgagggtgctagtccttcctcatacgtaaccgactcccgaacccgttttctcgaatttcgtagaccaaaatcgttgttttagtaaatcaaaatattttattaaaatgaccaaatttctaGGAGATTCGATCACATCTAagtaaaaaggattggtggcgactcccaattttcattttcttttcaaaatataaagtcgAATTTAACTTGATCGATAATGTTATACTCTAACAACTCAAATGATGCATATTTCACAAATTTCTGTGCAGCTTTGGCTTATACATATGTACAGATGGAGTAGAAAAATTAGATAGAGAGAGGCAAAATTGGGAGTGAATTCTTTCGTTGTCAATTAGCCAAAATAGTACTAATATTATTTCAGTACAACGTATAGTAGTACTACTACTAATCAAATTCCAGAAAATTATTCTCATTaatattcttgaaatttattctaTCCTATCAAAAGTTTCTGGGaaataataaactaaaaataaaaactgaGTCAAAACAATTTTTAGGGAAGCCGTAataaaatacaaggaaacgaaATGCAGTGAAAAACTGGCCAATAttgtattcatcaaaattaatcaagaaattaaccatttttggagaaaaaaaagaagtaaaaaatatAGTATACCTTCagcattttcttttgaaaaacatCAAAGATGAAAATATCActgttaattaaatatattatttgtgTTGATTTGTATTTCTATTTGGCAATTTTTTTTCtgatattcaatttcaaacaaacaAGTTAGACCAAAGAAATCAAgctaaaaatgaaatatatatatcttGTTTCACAAAAAGGAGAATAGAGAAAGAACTTTCATCATTAGAATATATACAAAACTGACCAATTCTTACAAAGACAAAAAGTTCAGTGAACAATAAAAGCCATAGCTAAATAAGGAATAGAGATGGACAAAACTTGATGGAAACCCACATGCCATTGGCACCAGTGTGTTGTATAGAAAAGGTGATTAAGGTGTTGTAGGTTCACAGTTATGGTGAAGTGGGTCTGGTCCAGTTGGAACTTCTCTTTTCTCTTCTACAATCAGAACCGAACCTCCTCCCCTTAATCTATGCAACTGCTTATTCCTTTGAAGCTCCTATTTTTCCAATACATAAAAGGGTCAACTTTACCATATTTCTCAAAATCTGAAGAAAGTTATGGTTTTTCAAGTTTTCATGTAAAAGAAAGgcctttttttttcagtttttagGATGGGTTTTTGTTTACCTGTGTGGCTGTGGAGGTCTCTTCTGCCATTGTTGTTTCTGCATGCCAAATTTGTTAAAGATGTCATTTTGACaagcaaaagaagaagaaagatgagagaaagagagaagctTACTGGTAGTGATGCGAGAAGAGGAATGGAGAAAAGGCATTAGAATTAGAATGATGAGAATCGTTTGGAAAGCCCTGAAGATGGACGCCATTCTTTGGAAGGAGCTTACAAATGATAAACCCTTTTGTATGCACTGAAACAGAGACCCAATGTGTAATATATGCATGACATGGATAAAAATGATAACCtaaataccaaaaatatataaaataatattcattACAAGtcctctatttttatttatttttacttactGATTTATGTGTCGTGTTTTATTTATTAGTGCGGTCTAAGATTATCAATAcccatattaataaataaatatggataaAAGAATTATCAACCTCcttatattaagagttaaattatattttattttttattaaaaataggtaaattaatccCTATAAATTAGATCTAAAAACAAACTAATACTCCTATTAAAGATTacatctatttctattgttaaaaaatgATCATTATATGTCAACATAAGGTACACGTGGCACGCCAAATATCACTGTCTTGTTGTTTTGTGAACCACACCATTTTTTAACAGTACGaagagataaaatttttaataaaaatgacaaatttactatttaatctaacatataatgattaatttactcatttattGAAGAGAGGGaccaaaatgcaatttgactatTAGTATGGAGGCGTCTATGGTACTTTATCTGTGATGTTTAAAAATACAATTGATTTATCTTATAATATGTTTAGGCTAAAATATGCTCCAAGTTCATGTACTTTTTATACATTTGTATTTTAGTCCTctactttaatttaaatttagcctttttactttttttaaatttaaaaacacaaATCTACTTGTTAACATCATTAAATTTTGTCTGTTAAAATCAAGTTTATTACAACACCgggtttttttttacataattattaagtaagtatcattttttaattcaaaatataacattaataaatttaatagaaaatttttaataatattaataattaaatttaaattttgaaacctaaaaaaataaaaaataaatttataaaagtaaatataaaatttcaaatgagAGGATATAGTGGCAAATCTAGAGGGAGACTGGCATGGGTCCGGccccttaaaatgtaaaattgttatttaagtcctcaaattttttaaaaaaatttaaattagtaaaggtaaaattgttcTTGGCcccataaaattataaaaatttgatttaatcctttaaaatttataaagatataaactataaaaagttaaaatttcattcaactcTTAAAAGATTATTCTAACTTCACCCCTAAAAATATATTCTCGCAAGAGATGTAAAACAAGAGAAAAGAAGGGCGAGAATTAGTTGGAGTTGTTAATAGTTGTAAGTTGAGATCTAACCATCAAAATTCAAGCCCCGTGGAAgtttcaaatttataatcaaatattcacacatataaatacatatacactCCTAGCCATAAAAGGAGAAATAGAAGGGAGGGAGAGTTTAGTAGGTAATGAGATTATAAGCCATCTACACATACATGCTACCGTCACATATAAGATGGCAATGACTCACGATatgatgaatatttttaaaatcattatcGTTTTATAAGtagcatattttattttactacttATCtcgttttatgttttattataaatgtataatcttaaaatttattttcacttttatagACGCTAAATGCATTCATCTTCACCTTACTCCACTTTACTTCAATTTAATTGT contains:
- the LOC121204527 gene encoding CLAVATA3/ESR (CLE)-related protein 40, with product MASIFRAFQTILIILILMPFLHSSSRITTKTTMAEETSTATQELQRNKQLHRLRGGGSVLIVEEKREVPTGPDPLHHNCEPTTP